One segment of Candidatus Woesearchaeota archaeon DNA contains the following:
- a CDS encoding histone family protein: protein MPNKKGIPLAAMERLLKHAGAHRVSEEAKSALKQALEEYAQKIGEGATKYSAHAGRKTVKAEDIILATKI, encoded by the coding sequence ATGCCAAATAAGAAAGGAATTCCTTTAGCAGCTATGGAACGTCTTTTAAAACACGCAGGCGCACATAGAGTTTCTGAAGAAGCAAAATCAGCTTTAAAACAAGCACTAGAAGAATATGCACAAAAAATAGGCGAAGGCGCAACGAAATATTCTGCACATGCAGGAAGAAAAACCGTAAAAGCCGAAGATATAATATTAGCAACAAAAATATAA
- a CDS encoding LemA family protein, whose product MWQWIILAIVAIVVILIIAIYNALVRLKNQVKNSWSQIDVQLKRRNDLIPNLIETVKGYAKHEKGTFEKVTQARSAVMTAGTIEKKAEASNMLSDTLKSLFAVAENYPDLKANQNFLQLQEELSGTENKIAYSRQHYNDMVMRFNTKIELFPNNVFAGMLNFKEEQFFKTPEEEKKVPKVSF is encoded by the coding sequence ATGTGGCAATGGATAATATTAGCAATAGTGGCAATAGTTGTTATTTTAATAATAGCAATATACAACGCACTGGTAAGACTTAAGAACCAAGTAAAAAACAGTTGGAGTCAAATAGATGTACAATTAAAAAGAAGAAACGATTTGATACCTAACTTAATAGAAACAGTTAAAGGTTATGCAAAACATGAAAAAGGAACTTTTGAGAAAGTAACCCAAGCAAGATCAGCAGTTATGACTGCAGGAACCATAGAGAAAAAAGCAGAAGCATCAAACATGCTATCTGATACATTAAAAAGCTTGTTTGCAGTAGCAGAAAATTACCCTGATCTAAAAGCAAATCAAAATTTTCTACAATTGCAAGAAGAATTATCAGGAACAGAAAATAAAATAGCTTACTCAAGACAACACTACAACGACATGGTGATGAGATTTAACACAAAAATAGAATTGTTTCCAAACAACGTATTTGCAGGAATGTTGAATTTCAAAGAGGAACAATTCTTCAAAACACCAGAAGAAGAAAAGAAAGTACCCAAGGTATCTTTCTAA
- the htpX gene encoding zinc metalloprotease HtpX — MSEKLVNFDEIRNNNLKSLFLFLMFVILIGILGAVLGLALIGNIYFGLILAGIFLIIYSLISWFSGANMIMGLTGAKPVTKKEYPYLFHTIEGLSLAAGIPTPKAYVIKDSALNAFATGRDPNNAAIAVTTGLLEKMNREELEGVLAHEMSHIKNYDIRAMMIAAVMTGVIILLGDVMIRSFIFGGGKRDSGGGQGQIIMIVVAIALAILAPIIAQMIKLAISRKREYAADAGGAVLTRYPPGLASALKKIAKDPDPLVDKANRATAHLFISSPFKKKKGFMTGLFATHPPIEDRIKRLEAM; from the coding sequence ATGTCAGAAAAGCTCGTTAACTTTGATGAAATAAGAAACAATAATTTGAAATCCTTGTTCCTATTTTTGATGTTTGTAATACTAATAGGAATATTAGGAGCAGTTCTGGGATTAGCTCTGATAGGAAACATTTATTTTGGACTAATACTAGCAGGAATATTTCTTATAATATATTCTTTGATTTCGTGGTTTTCAGGAGCAAACATGATAATGGGTTTGACAGGGGCAAAACCTGTAACTAAAAAAGAATACCCGTATCTTTTCCACACAATAGAAGGTTTATCATTAGCAGCAGGAATACCAACTCCGAAAGCATATGTAATTAAAGACTCTGCGTTGAATGCATTTGCCACTGGAAGAGATCCAAATAATGCCGCAATAGCTGTAACAACAGGACTTCTTGAAAAAATGAATAGAGAAGAACTAGAAGGCGTATTAGCACATGAAATGAGCCATATAAAAAATTATGATATAAGAGCAATGATGATAGCAGCAGTGATGACGGGAGTAATAATATTGTTAGGAGATGTGATGATAAGATCTTTCATATTTGGAGGCGGAAAAAGAGATTCAGGTGGCGGTCAGGGTCAAATAATTATGATAGTTGTGGCAATAGCTCTTGCAATACTTGCACCGATAATAGCGCAGATGATAAAACTTGCAATATCAAGAAAAAGAGAATATGCTGCGGATGCGGGAGGTGCTGTGCTCACAAGGTATCCGCCAGGACTTGCAAGCGCATTAAAAAAAATAGCAAAAGATCCGGATCCGTTAGTTGATAAAGCAAACAGAGCAACTGCTCATTTGTTTATAAGTTCGCCTTTCAAGAAAAAGAAAGGATTCATGACAGGACTCTTTGCTACCCACCCACCTATAGAAGATAGAATAAAAAGATTAGAAGCAATGTAA
- the rnz gene encoding ribonuclease Z, producing the protein MSYEITFLGTSSMVPTKDRNVQSIYLEYNGEGILIDCGEGTQRQMNIKGINRLKVKKILISHWHGDHVSGLIGLIQTIGNGNREEQSKLTIYGPLGTKKHMEHLLQSCIFDLNLDLEINELNIKQKNVIYENEDYMIEAAPLEHSTPCLGYSFIEKDRRNIQLAKAKKLGLREGPNLGKLQRGHSIKHEGKEITPDMVSTIKKGKKTTFILDTGLTENCYLLAENSDLLICESTLSIKLAEKAELRKHMTAQGAAQIASKAGTKKLILTHFSQRYTTLHDLEEEAKAVFPNTDLAFDFMKVKL; encoded by the coding sequence ATGAGTTATGAAATTACTTTTTTAGGAACGAGCAGCATGGTTCCAACAAAAGATAGGAACGTACAATCAATCTACTTAGAATACAATGGAGAAGGTATTTTAATTGATTGCGGTGAAGGAACACAAAGACAAATGAACATAAAAGGAATCAACCGGTTAAAAGTAAAAAAAATTCTTATAAGTCATTGGCATGGAGACCACGTTTCAGGTCTTATAGGTTTAATTCAAACCATAGGGAATGGAAACAGAGAAGAACAATCAAAACTAACAATATACGGACCTCTCGGAACAAAAAAACACATGGAACACTTACTGCAAAGTTGCATCTTTGATCTGAATCTTGACTTAGAAATAAATGAGCTAAACATAAAACAGAAAAATGTGATTTACGAAAATGAAGATTACATGATAGAAGCAGCACCATTAGAGCACAGCACGCCCTGTCTTGGTTATTCATTTATAGAAAAAGACAGAAGAAACATACAATTAGCAAAAGCAAAAAAACTCGGATTAAGAGAAGGACCCAATCTTGGAAAACTTCAAAGAGGACACTCAATAAAACACGAAGGAAAAGAAATAACTCCTGATATGGTAAGCACAATAAAGAAAGGAAAGAAAACAACATTCATACTTGACACAGGCCTAACTGAGAATTGCTACTTGCTTGCTGAAAACAGCGATTTGCTTATTTGCGAGTCAACACTTTCAATAAAGCTTGCTGAAAAAGCAGAATTAAGAAAACACATGACTGCACAAGGAGCAGCGCAAATAGCAAGCAAAGCAGGAACAAAAAAATTAATACTGACGCACTTCTCACAACGCTATACAACACTCCACGACTTAGAAGAGGAAGCAAAAGCAGTATTCCCAAATACGGACTTAGCATTCGATTTCATGAAGGTCAAATTATGA